The DNA sequence TGGTGATATTGGTTTTGGTTAGTCTACCTACTACTTGCCAGCTTTCAGTCCCATCTTCTTCATTCATGGGTTTGACTACTGGCAATGCATCCACCTCATGAGCGATCAGCTTCTGGGCAGCCTTGAAAACACTTTCCTCCGGTGTAGTGGTAATGATATTGGGCATCCTGGTCATAACAATCCCAATCGGCAGTTTATGCAAATCACTGCCACCGATAGCTACCTTGAGCAAATCCTTGCGGGAAACAACTCCTTCCAGCCGTCCCTCACTGGTAACCACAAACAGGGTGCCCACGTCTTCCGTAAACATGGTGACTACCGCATCATAAGCCGTGGCGGTATCCACCACTACCTTGGGCAGGGAATGAAC is a window from the Carboxydocella sporoproducens DSM 16521 genome containing:
- a CDS encoding helix-turn-helix transcriptional regulator, with translation MELTKRQAEIIRIVKEEGPITGEQIAERLNLTRATLRPDLAILTMAGLLEARPRVGYFYSGRSVPNPFTEKLMSIKVGDVHSLPKVVVDTATAYDAVVTMFTEDVGTLFVVTSEGRLEGVVSRKDLLKVAIGGSDLHKLPIGIVMTRMPNIITTTPEESVFKAAQKLIAHEVDALPVVKPMNEEDGTESWQVVGRLTKTNITRLFVELVQGGGDFHIPGKL